A genomic stretch from Mastacembelus armatus chromosome 7, fMasArm1.2, whole genome shotgun sequence includes:
- the LOC113145637 gene encoding keratin, type I cytoskeletal 18-like → MEPLIKRQSSQILSVHSTAIPRSLQVYTHSVSGGAGGRGTRISTVTQVGSSFGRGYDYQSLSSASTSGNLAIGNEKLAMQNLNDRLASYLDTVRNLEEANSALEIKIRESIEKRGPLEGRDYSKYNTTIKELRAKIFDMIKGNTQLYIGLDNATLASDDFRLKMEYEMSMRKTVEADVVRLRKLLDDTNIIRLNLETDIESLKEELINLKKNHETDIAELRAQITQAGVHVDVDAPKGQDLARIMEEMRAKYEMIVLKNQEEVKAWHESQITEVQVQVTENTTALKEATGVLTETRRQYQALEIDLQSAFSLKVSLEATLREIERRYNMEVEQYNAVILRLQEELTQIRTNIQQNMSQYENLLSIKVKLEAEIAEYRRLLDGGTTLK, encoded by the exons atggAGCCCTTGATTAAACGCCAGAGTTCTCAAATTCTTAGTGTCCATTCAACAGCCATTCCCAGATCTCTACAGGTCTACACGCACAGTGTCAGTGGAGGGGCAGGCGGCCGTGGGACCAGGATCTCAACTGTCACGCAGGTCGGCAGCAGCTTTGGCAGGGGGTATGACTACCAATCCTTGTCTTCTGCGTCCACCTCTGGAAACTTGGCCATCGGGAATGAGAAGTTAGCCATGCAGAACCTGAATGACCGACTGGCCAGCTACCTGGACACCGTCAGGAATCTGGAGGAGGCCAACAGCGCTTTGGAAATCAAGATCCGCGAGTCCATCGAGAAGAGAGGCCCATTGGAAGGGAGGGACTACAGCAAGTACAACACCACCATTAAAGAGCTGAGGGCCAAG ATATTTGACATGATCAAGGGTAACACACAGCTTTATATTGGTCTAGACAACGCTACTTTGGCTTCTGACGACTTCAGACTCAA GATGGAGTATGAGATGTCCATGCGTAAGACAGTGGAGGCTGATGTTGTTAGACTGAGGAAGCTCCTGGATGACACCAACATTATTCGTCTGAACCTTGAGACTGATATCGAGTCTCTGAAAGAAGAGCTGATCAACCTGAAGAAGAACCATGAGACC GATATTGCTGAATTGCGTGCACAGATAACCCAGGCTGGTGTCCATGTGGATGTTGATGCTCCTAAAGGACAGGACCTGGCCAGGATCATGGAGGAAATGAGGGCTAAGTATGAGATGATAGTACTGAAGAACCAGGAGGAAGTCAAAGCATGGCATGAATCTCAG ATCACAGAAGTACAGGTTCAAGTGACAGAGAACACAACAGCACTAAAGGAGGCCACTGGTGTATTGACTGAAACTAGGAGACAGTATCAGGCACTGGAGATTGATCTGCAATCTGCCTTTAGTCTG AAAGTGTCTTTGGAGGCCACCCTCCGTGAGATTGAGAGACGTTACAACATGGAGGTGGAGCAGTACAATGCCGTCATCCTGAGGCTGCAGGAAGAGCTCACCCAGATCCGCACTAACATCCAGCAGAATATGAGCCAGTACGAGAACCTGCTCAGCATCAAGGTGAAACTGGAGGCTGAGATCGCCGAGTACAGGAGGCTGCTGGACGGTGGGACAACATTAAAGTGA